A stretch of Candidatus Symbiobacter mobilis CR DNA encodes these proteins:
- a CDS encoding tetratricopeptide repeat protein has protein sequence MSRPISRGSDALADRIRAAFDASNWAEAIRLCKATLRKNPLHLPSHRYLGFALYQTGEIDAALAAYGHANILFPDDGKLLLNYANILLHSARFEESKKLLERLCTLRPDDVLVWIRLSQACYPLQQHEKGFAAAQRAVELAVELPDKVAALTQRAIQRRELGQVRAAVLDCEEGITLDPTCECNYTNRLLFMLADPLSTDEDMARAAREYAEQFETPLKPFWPTFADHPRGPWRRLRIGFLSADFRNHAAMYWMEGLLSQLDRRQFEVYAFYMFPKDDWITDRVQCHVDHFIHVDRMLPEVRAQRIQEQGIDILVDLSGHTGNNGLMTVARKPAPVQVNWLGFVSTSGLSAIDYKISCAVQDPEGIDFLYTEKIYRLPVCGCYRPMIRNPLWRYQPRYTVRPTPAMANGYITFGTCNNLGKLTDGVLTLWGQLQQRVAGSWLLIEGKNFDLPAVADAYRERCGRLGIDPQRLQLVPLHQDNQYLTYHQIDIALDPFPLGGGTTTCDVLWMGVPLVTLEGKNAQGRMGVSALTAVGRTEWIAPSTDAYLDIAAELASDVQRLNQIRLGLRGETERSTLMREDFFRHYFGEALRAMWVQWIAQTNHPGDPDAQSSAIESWLQDIPPEWEQPPRPGVGIAPGQRIPLEEAHQRLQQLIADARNAPPPPSLPAPKIEDIRWVAATQFAELVLCAVPHDPVALTCLAEIELAHGYKDFALTYLQYAAQSMSGTSGVMR, from the coding sequence ATGTCCCGCCCTATTTCCCGAGGCTCCGACGCTCTTGCCGACCGCATCCGCGCCGCATTCGACGCCAGCAACTGGGCCGAAGCGATCCGTCTATGCAAGGCCACGCTGCGCAAGAACCCCCTGCATCTTCCGTCCCACCGCTACCTGGGTTTTGCCCTCTATCAGACGGGGGAGATCGACGCGGCATTGGCTGCGTATGGTCACGCCAACATCCTTTTTCCCGACGACGGCAAGCTGCTGCTGAATTACGCCAACATCCTGCTGCATAGCGCCCGGTTCGAGGAATCGAAAAAGCTCCTCGAACGCCTGTGTACCCTGCGGCCCGACGATGTCTTGGTGTGGATCCGCTTGTCGCAAGCCTGTTATCCCCTGCAACAGCACGAAAAAGGCTTTGCCGCCGCACAGCGTGCGGTGGAGCTGGCCGTGGAACTACCGGACAAGGTCGCGGCGCTCACCCAACGCGCCATTCAACGCCGGGAACTGGGCCAAGTGCGTGCAGCCGTTCTCGACTGCGAGGAAGGCATTACCCTCGACCCCACCTGCGAGTGCAACTACACCAACCGCCTGCTATTCATGCTGGCTGACCCGCTTTCTACCGACGAGGACATGGCGCGGGCTGCGAGGGAGTATGCAGAACAGTTCGAAACCCCCCTCAAGCCTTTCTGGCCCACCTTTGCCGACCATCCCCGTGGGCCTTGGCGCAGGCTGCGCATCGGTTTTTTGTCGGCGGACTTTCGCAACCACGCTGCGATGTACTGGATGGAAGGGCTGCTGTCCCAGCTCGACCGCAGACAGTTCGAGGTGTACGCCTTTTATATGTTCCCCAAGGACGACTGGATCACCGACCGGGTGCAATGCCATGTCGATCACTTCATTCATGTCGATCGCATGCTGCCGGAAGTGCGCGCCCAGCGCATTCAAGAGCAAGGCATCGACATCCTCGTCGACCTTTCGGGCCATACGGGCAACAACGGGTTGATGACCGTTGCCCGCAAGCCTGCTCCCGTTCAGGTCAATTGGCTCGGTTTCGTCTCGACGTCCGGGCTGAGCGCCATCGACTACAAGATCAGTTGCGCGGTGCAGGATCCCGAAGGCATCGACTTTCTCTACACCGAAAAAATCTATCGCTTACCGGTATGCGGCTGCTACCGGCCGATGATCCGCAACCCCCTCTGGCGCTACCAACCCCGCTACACGGTACGGCCTACCCCCGCAATGGCCAACGGCTACATCACCTTTGGCACGTGTAACAACCTGGGCAAGCTCACCGACGGAGTCTTGACCCTCTGGGGCCAGCTTCAACAGCGCGTTGCCGGGTCCTGGTTGTTGATCGAGGGCAAGAATTTCGACCTGCCTGCGGTGGCCGATGCCTACCGGGAACGTTGCGGCAGGCTGGGCATCGACCCCCAACGGCTCCAACTCGTTCCGCTACACCAAGACAACCAGTACCTGACGTACCACCAGATCGACATTGCGCTCGACCCCTTTCCGCTAGGGGGAGGAACGACGACGTGTGATGTGCTGTGGATGGGGGTGCCGCTCGTCACCCTGGAGGGCAAGAACGCCCAGGGGCGCATGGGGGTCTCGGCGTTGACGGCCGTCGGCAGGACGGAATGGATCGCCCCATCGACCGATGCGTACCTGGACATCGCCGCAGAGCTGGCCAGCGATGTGCAGCGGCTCAACCAGATTCGGCTGGGCCTGCGTGGGGAAACGGAGCGCTCTACGCTGATGCGTGAGGATTTCTTCCGCCACTACTTTGGCGAGGCGTTGCGGGCGATGTGGGTGCAGTGGATCGCGCAGACCAATCACCCCGGCGACCCCGACGCCCAATCCAGCGCCATCGAATCCTGGCTGCAGGACATCCCCCCGGAATGGGAGCAACCTCCCCGCCCTGGCGTGGGTATCGCACCAGGCCAGCGCATCCCGCTGGAGGAAGCGCATCAACGCTTGCAGCAGCTCATCGCCGACGCACGCAATGCCCCTCCCCCCCCATCGCTGCCCGCCCCGAAGATCGAGGACATCCGCTGGGTGGCCGCGACCCAATTTGCCGAGCTTGTGCTTTGCGCCGTTCCCCACGACCCCGTGGCCTTGACTTGCCTGGCCGAGATCGAGCTTGCGCACGGGTACAAGGACTTTGCCCTCACCTATTTGCAGTATGCAGCCCAGTCGATGTCCGGGACTTCGGGCGTCATGCGGTGA
- a CDS encoding thiamine pyrophosphate-binding protein gives MKYSDLLAKWLRNMGYTHCFFVPGGNVMHLVASCSAHFRMVGVVHEVAAGIAAEYFNEAHPQEKAFALVTAGPGLTNVVTALAGAFLESRELLVLGGQVKTADLRDLWLRQRGIQEIDGVRIAEPVCCVARRLDAPVSLASFQRWVGNVGSPRPGPVFLELPLDVQARSVDEASLERADPAEGLHPVIPLAGASVKTALVERIRAAERPVLLLGGGVSRKTMRTVYAQLEAMGIPLMTTWNGADRVGAEHPLYFGRPNTWGQRYANVLLQKCDLLVALGTRLGLQQTGFRWQEFVPEGEVLQVEIDPAELSKGHPHVEWPVLGDANDVLRHLAGSHLGDHTAWVRCCSKVRDALPLVEPNHTGAGYVSPYRFYEEIAGWCRAEDVVIPCSSGCAYTVAMQVFAQRWGQTIITNKGLASMGYGLSGAIGAALAHPDRRTILFEGDGGFAQNLQELGTVVANRLSLKIFLFDDQGYASIRMTQQSYFAGRFVGCEVQGGLGLPPWDKLFAAYGIPVLRIDGPVADCPGFAEAFEAPGPCAFVLAIDPAQTYFPKITSRVAADGTMQSNPLHRMTPEVPDIDWAAYCK, from the coding sequence ATGAAATACAGTGACTTGCTTGCAAAGTGGCTCCGCAACATGGGCTATACCCATTGCTTTTTCGTCCCCGGGGGGAACGTGATGCACCTGGTGGCGAGCTGTAGCGCGCACTTTCGCATGGTGGGGGTGGTGCATGAAGTGGCTGCGGGCATTGCCGCCGAGTACTTCAACGAGGCGCACCCCCAGGAAAAAGCCTTTGCCTTGGTCACCGCTGGCCCCGGGTTGACGAATGTCGTCACCGCGCTGGCTGGCGCATTCCTCGAAAGCCGGGAACTGCTGGTGCTGGGCGGGCAGGTCAAAACTGCCGACCTGCGCGACCTATGGCTGCGCCAGCGGGGGATTCAGGAAATCGACGGCGTGCGCATTGCGGAACCCGTGTGCTGTGTTGCGCGGCGGCTTGATGCCCCCGTGTCGTTGGCCAGCTTTCAGCGCTGGGTGGGCAATGTAGGCAGCCCGCGCCCCGGCCCAGTGTTTTTGGAATTGCCGCTGGACGTGCAAGCGCGTAGCGTGGATGAGGCATCCCTGGAGCGGGCAGACCCCGCAGAGGGCTTGCACCCCGTCATTCCGCTGGCAGGGGCATCGGTCAAGACCGCGCTGGTCGAACGCATTCGCGCAGCAGAGCGCCCCGTGTTGCTGTTGGGCGGTGGGGTGTCGCGCAAGACGATGCGAACGGTGTACGCGCAGCTCGAAGCGATGGGGATCCCCCTGATGACCACGTGGAACGGGGCGGATCGCGTTGGTGCCGAACACCCCCTGTACTTTGGCAGGCCCAATACCTGGGGGCAGCGGTATGCAAACGTCCTGCTCCAGAAGTGCGATCTGCTCGTTGCGCTCGGGACGAGGCTGGGCCTACAGCAAACCGGGTTTCGCTGGCAGGAATTCGTCCCCGAAGGCGAAGTGCTGCAGGTCGAGATCGACCCTGCTGAGTTGTCCAAAGGCCATCCCCACGTCGAATGGCCAGTGCTGGGCGATGCCAACGACGTGTTGCGCCACCTTGCCGGATCGCACCTCGGTGATCACACGGCCTGGGTGCGTTGCTGCAGCAAGGTGCGCGATGCATTGCCCTTGGTCGAACCGAACCACACGGGGGCGGGGTATGTGTCTCCGTACCGGTTCTATGAAGAGATTGCGGGGTGGTGCAGGGCCGAAGACGTCGTCATTCCATGCAGCAGCGGTTGTGCGTATACCGTGGCGATGCAAGTTTTTGCGCAGCGCTGGGGGCAGACGATCATCACCAACAAGGGGCTGGCGTCGATGGGCTATGGGTTGAGCGGGGCCATCGGCGCTGCGTTGGCGCACCCGGATCGGCGAACGATCCTGTTCGAGGGGGACGGCGGCTTTGCCCAGAATCTGCAAGAGCTGGGGACAGTGGTGGCCAACCGGTTATCGCTGAAGATTTTTTTGTTCGACGACCAAGGCTATGCGTCGATCCGCATGACCCAGCAAAGCTACTTTGCCGGGCGCTTCGTCGGTTGCGAAGTCCAGGGCGGGCTGGGGCTACCGCCGTGGGACAAGCTCTTTGCTGCCTATGGCATCCCCGTGCTGCGGATCGACGGGCCAGTGGCCGATTGCCCCGGCTTTGCCGAAGCCTTCGAGGCACCGGGGCCGTGTGCTTTTGTGTTGGCGATCGACCCCGCCCAAACCTACTTCCCCAAAATCACCAGCCGCGTGGCCGCAGACGGAACGATGCAGTCCAACCCTCTTCACCGCATGACGCCCGAAGTCCCGGACATCGACTGGGCTGCATACTGCAAATAG
- a CDS encoding NAD-dependent epimerase/dehydratase family protein yields MQSHDSYLALTEASAQALRALPCDVVVTGANGWLGRATLDMLRQALGAEFGQRVVALGSRDDPPVRALESWVPPAGRGLLLWHYAFLTKDRAEGMPLADYERRNRALRERVLGWVRGGSVWGMVLPSSGAVYDYLHATGRDAAVREYGRLKVEDEQAFGAACAQAGARLVIARVFNLSGPYINKIEHYALASMIRQVLAGEPVAVRAARPVLRSYYYVGDCLELCARMLLRSVPGQCEAFDVAGEEVVELGELGRCVAAVLQSPHAQVLRPALLADAEEDCYVGDRTRISLLENKLGLHPLGLAAQIRETARYLQTMLAPLPALG; encoded by the coding sequence GTGCAAAGTCATGACAGTTATCTGGCGTTGACCGAAGCATCCGCGCAGGCGCTGCGTGCCTTGCCTTGCGATGTTGTCGTTACGGGCGCGAACGGCTGGCTGGGCCGGGCGACGCTGGACATGCTCCGGCAGGCTTTGGGGGCGGAGTTCGGGCAACGGGTCGTTGCGCTGGGGTCTCGCGATGATCCTCCCGTGCGGGCGCTCGAATCCTGGGTTCCCCCGGCTGGGCGTGGCTTGCTGCTGTGGCACTACGCCTTTCTGACCAAGGATCGCGCCGAAGGGATGCCGCTGGCCGACTACGAACGGCGCAATCGTGCCTTGCGCGAGCGGGTGCTGGGCTGGGTGCGGGGCGGCAGCGTATGGGGCATGGTTTTGCCTTCTTCCGGCGCGGTGTATGACTACCTTCATGCCACGGGGCGCGATGCTGCGGTGCGGGAGTACGGCAGGCTCAAGGTCGAAGACGAACAAGCCTTTGGCGCGGCGTGTGCCCAAGCTGGTGCGCGGCTGGTCATTGCGCGGGTGTTCAACCTGTCCGGGCCGTACATCAACAAGATCGAGCACTACGCGCTGGCTTCGATGATCCGGCAGGTGCTGGCAGGCGAGCCGGTGGCAGTGCGTGCGGCGCGGCCAGTGCTGCGGTCGTATTACTACGTGGGGGACTGCCTGGAGTTGTGCGCGAGGATGTTGTTGCGTAGCGTGCCTGGGCAGTGCGAGGCTTTCGATGTAGCGGGCGAGGAAGTCGTCGAACTCGGCGAACTGGGACGGTGCGTGGCGGCAGTGCTGCAATCTCCCCATGCGCAGGTGCTGCGCCCCGCGCTGCTCGCCGATGCCGAGGAAGACTGTTATGTGGGCGACCGCACCCGAATCTCCCTTCTGGAAAACAAGCTGGGCCTGCACCCCTTGGGGCTGGCAGCGCAGATTCGGGAAACCGCCAGGTATTTGCAGACCATGCTGGCCCCCCTGCCAGCGTTGGGATGA
- a CDS encoding N-acetylneuraminate synthase family protein gives MQNRIFEDLFVLEMASNHQGSVQRGLAIIERFSKIVRFNNVRAAIKLQFRDIDNFIHKDFVHRNDIRYIQRVTGTRLTKEEFTALVDAIRGSGCIPMSTPFDEKSVDWCVEFNMPIIKVASADNNDWTLLEKIATTRKPVIVSTGGMSKKDMDDLVAFFERRNIPLALNHCVAAYPHEDCECELGQIDYLRHRYPNLVIGYSCHEYRDWTASIQIAVAKGARTFERHIDIDDDGFQVAKYSSLPHQIDTWFKAWKKAKEMIGNSGMERRIPLAKEVDYLDSYVRGVYAKRDLVKGQLLTADDVYLAIPLQKKQISSRELMLGKYGHRLLADCKKDAPLTIDELDTPYSESAELCKSICERGL, from the coding sequence ATGCAAAACAGGATATTTGAAGACCTTTTCGTGCTGGAAATGGCGAGCAACCACCAAGGCAGCGTGCAGCGTGGTTTGGCCATCATCGAGCGGTTTTCCAAGATCGTTCGTTTCAACAATGTCCGGGCTGCGATCAAGCTCCAGTTTCGGGACATTGACAATTTCATCCACAAGGATTTCGTCCACCGCAACGATATTCGCTATATCCAGCGCGTTACGGGAACGAGGCTGACGAAGGAGGAATTCACCGCCCTTGTCGATGCCATTCGCGGCAGCGGTTGCATTCCGATGTCGACCCCTTTCGATGAAAAGTCGGTCGATTGGTGCGTCGAATTCAATATGCCGATCATCAAGGTCGCCAGCGCGGACAACAACGACTGGACCTTGCTCGAAAAAATCGCCACGACGCGCAAGCCCGTGATCGTCTCGACGGGGGGGATGTCCAAGAAAGATATGGACGACCTGGTCGCGTTTTTTGAGCGGCGCAACATTCCGCTGGCGCTTAACCACTGCGTCGCGGCCTATCCCCATGAAGACTGCGAGTGCGAGCTAGGGCAGATCGACTACCTTCGCCACCGCTACCCCAATCTGGTCATTGGCTATTCCTGCCACGAGTACCGGGACTGGACTGCCTCGATCCAGATCGCCGTGGCCAAGGGCGCACGCACCTTCGAGCGGCACATCGACATCGACGATGACGGCTTTCAGGTGGCCAAGTATTCCTCGCTACCGCACCAGATCGATACCTGGTTCAAGGCCTGGAAAAAAGCCAAGGAGATGATTGGCAACTCCGGTATGGAGCGCAGGATTCCGCTGGCGAAGGAGGTCGACTATCTCGATTCCTATGTGCGTGGGGTGTATGCCAAGCGCGATTTGGTCAAAGGGCAATTGCTCACTGCGGACGATGTGTACCTCGCCATCCCCTTGCAAAAGAAACAGATTTCCAGCCGCGAGCTGATGCTTGGCAAGTACGGGCACCGCCTGTTGGCCGATTGCAAAAAAGACGCCCCCCTGACGATCGACGAGCTGGATACCCCGTATTCGGAGAGCGCAGAGCTGTGCAAAAGCATTTGCGAACGGGGGTTGTAG
- the hpnD gene encoding presqualene diphosphate synthase HpnD codes for MPAPAYAPPERYVARTLARAGSSFRFAFRFLPPRRRAAISAFYAFCREVDDAVDDAASTAQAESALAWWREELPRAFAGAPTHPAMQALLPHATDFGIREEQLRAIVEGCAMDIDHARYPDYASLQRYCHLVAGIVGEVAAGIFGQTHPQTTEYAHALGQALQLTNIVRDVGEDARRGRIYLPLDELERFGVATADIVDQRDTPAFAALMRFQAQRAHGWFDRALGLLPDCDRRAQQPGLMMAHLYRALLRAIEREGFPVLHRRTRLHPLHKLWVAGTVLAGGK; via the coding sequence ATGCCCGCCCCCGCATACGCCCCCCCCGAACGCTACGTGGCGCGCACCCTTGCGCGGGCCGGGAGCAGCTTTCGTTTTGCGTTCCGGTTCCTTCCTCCACGCCGCCGCGCGGCCATCTCGGCGTTCTATGCTTTCTGCCGGGAAGTGGACGACGCCGTGGACGACGCGGCATCGACAGCGCAAGCCGAATCGGCACTGGCATGGTGGCGAGAAGAACTGCCCCGCGCCTTTGCCGGGGCGCCTACGCACCCGGCCATGCAAGCGCTGCTGCCCCACGCTACGGACTTCGGCATCCGCGAAGAGCAATTGCGCGCCATCGTCGAAGGCTGCGCGATGGACATTGACCATGCCCGCTACCCCGACTATGCGTCGCTACAGCGGTACTGTCACCTCGTCGCCGGCATCGTCGGCGAAGTAGCCGCCGGCATCTTCGGCCAGACCCACCCGCAAACCACCGAATACGCGCACGCCTTGGGCCAAGCCCTGCAATTGACGAACATCGTCCGTGACGTGGGCGAAGATGCCCGGCGCGGACGCATCTACCTGCCGCTCGACGAACTGGAGCGCTTTGGCGTGGCGACTGCGGACATCGTCGACCAGCGCGACACCCCCGCCTTTGCCGCGCTGATGCGATTCCAAGCGCAGCGGGCGCATGGATGGTTCGACCGCGCCCTGGGGCTATTGCCCGACTGCGACCGCCGCGCCCAACAGCCCGGCCTGATGATGGCGCACCTGTACCGCGCCCTGCTACGCGCCATTGAGCGCGAGGGTTTTCCCGTTCTGCACCGGCGCACCCGGCTGCACCCCCTGCACAAACTCTGGGTGGCGGGCACCGTATTGGCTGGGGGGAAGTAA